Below is a window of Natronorubrum halophilum DNA.
ACGAGTTGGATGACGTTTCCGTTCGAGGAGACGTGGATATCCCGTCCGAGATCGTAGCCCTGGTTCGAAGCGAGATCAACGTAGCCCGACAGCCCCTTCAGATTCTGGTGGGCCGGGATGATGTGCTGGGGCTGGAGCGCGTCGAGCATCGTGTAGTGGCCCTCCTGGCAGAGGTGACCGGAGACGTGGATGTCGTCGTAGACGCGTGCACCCTGCATGCCGAGCAGTTTCTCCGCCTGGTAGCGCTGGCCCTCGTTGGTCGGCTCCGGAATGACGCGCGCGGAGAAGACGACCTTGTCGCCATCGTTCAGCTCGTACGGCGTCTCGCCGCGAGCCATCCGGGTGAGCATCGCACGCGGCTCGCCCTGGTGGCCCGTGACGACGGGGAGGAAGTTCTCCTTACCCTCGTTCATGATCCGTTCGAACGACTGATCGACGGAGTTTCGATGGCCGAACATGCCGAGGTCGTCCGGGAAGTCGACGAAGTCGAGTCGCTCCGCGGTGCCGGAGTACTTCTCCATCGAGCGCCCGAGCAAGACCGGCTGGCGGCCGATGTCCTTCGCGAACTCGACCAGCGACGTCACCCGCGCGATGTGGCTCGAGAAGGTGGTGGCGACGATGCCGCCGTCGTAGTCCTCCATACTGTAGAGGACGTCCCGAAGGTGTTCTCGAGCGACGTTCTCGCTCGGGGTTCGCCCCTTCTTGTTCGCGTTCGTACAGTCCTCGATGTAACACAGCACACCCTCGTCCTCCCGACCGATCTCGCGGAAGCGCTTCATGTCGATCGGGTCACCGATGACCGGCGTGTGGTCCATGCGCTTGTCCAGCCCGTAAACGATCGCGCCCTCGGGCGTGTGGAGGACCGGGTTGATCGCGTCGATGATCGAGTGGGTCACGTTGACGAACTCGAGTTCGACGCCGCCGTCGCCGATCGTCATCGATTCGCCGGGATCCATCGTCACCAGTTCGTTTTCGGTGCCGAACTTCTGTTCGTCCTGCAACTCTTGTTTGACGAGTTCGATCGTAAACGGCGTCGCGACGACGGGAGCGTCGTACCGGTGGGCCAGTTTCGAGATGGCGCCGATGTGGTCGAGGTGGCCGTGGGTCGGCACGATCGCTTTCACGTCGCCCTCGAGGTCGCTCATGATCCGATCGTCGGGGATCGCGCCCATGTCGATCAGATCCAGACTGTGCATCCCTTCCGTCCGGATGTTGTCGTGGATCAGTACCTTCGACAGGTTGAGACCCATGTCGAAGATAACGATGTCAGTACCAGCGCGAACGGCAGTCATCTGCCGTCCGACTTCCTCGTAGCCGCCGATCGTCGCGATTTCGATTTCCATAGTGAGTGCCGATCATAGCAGTCTCTTCACAGGGCGCGCCAGCAGATACTGACTGCAACAGGAACGAATCGACGGACGTGAGGCGTCGTCGGTCACGTCTCCGATATCGCCATGTGAAAGACGGCGCGTCTTTCGGTTATCAGACCAGTAGCCCTTCGGCCGTATATAGTTCCGGATTCGGTTCGGAAACGGGCGGTTCTCCGTCTTCGCTCGGCAGACGCTGTTAGATCCATCGACACCACCGCAGAAGTTTGCGAGGGCAAGACGCTCCGTCTTGCCGCACTAGTTGTGTAGTGCGAGGGGAGGGAATCGAACCCACGAACCCCTACGGGAGCGGATCTTGAGTCCGCCGCCGTTGGCCGCTTGGCTACCCTCGCACGCATCGTGAGCTTTCTCCCTCACGAGGTTAAATCGTCCGATTCTCGTTCCCCATGTCCGCGGCCTCGAGACGCGGCGCAACTGAAAACGCTTAGGGGGCTCTCGGTCGATAGCTCGAGCGTGAGCGAGAATCGCGTCGTTCAGGGGCGAATGGTAACGGGCAAAGCACTCGCGGAGCTGATCGAGGACGATTCGGTGATGGAAGCCGAGCCGATCGAAGACGCCGACAGGGACTGTCCCGAGTGCGGTGGAAACGTACTCGAGGTCGGCTACATGCCCTCGGTCACCGAGTTCATCACCGGCTGGAAGTGCCAGGATTGCGACTGGAGCGAGACGGATCGAGACTGAGTAGCCGGAGCCGACCAGCGGCGACGATAGCGAGCCCGGATCATCCGTAGCACGGAAACTCGTCGAGACGGTCCGCACTCGACCGATGCTCGAGGTTACCAGAGCAGCCACTCCAGCGCGAGGACGACCGCCGCCAGAAACACGTGCTCGCCGTCGACGACGAACCCGTAGTACAGCGGGCCGCGCTCGGGCGTCGCGAACGGAACGTATCCCGCGACGTAGCCGTTCATCGCGAGCAGCGCGAGGTACTCGAGCGACAGTCCGGTTCCGACGACTAATCCAACGACTGCGACGGCGACGGCACCGTTTGCGATCTGCGAGTAGCGACGAGTCGCCGCCACCCCGAGCGTGTTCGGAACTGTGGCGATTCCTTCCTCGCGATCACCCGGGATGTCCTTGACGTCGAAGATCACCGCCGCGATGGTGATCATCGCGGTCACGTAGCCAGCGAGGAGGAGGATCTCGAGCGTCCAGAGCCGGTCGTAGTAGTAGCCGACGCCCAGCGGAATAATCCCCCACGCGAGACCGACGAAAACGTTCTTGACGAGAAAGAGTCGCTTGATGCCGCCCAGCGAGTAGAGGAGTGCGACGACGAGCGGGAGGAGCATGTACAGCGCCCCCGGAACCCCCAGCGCGACCGCGGCCCCGATCGCAGCGAGATAACAGGCACTCCCGAGTGCCAGCCAGAGCCGACCGTAGCGCTTGGTAAGCGCTGCTCGCTGCGGGACGTTCTGTTCGTCCTCCTCGAGGTCGGTGAGTCGGTTGATCGTGTAGACGAACATCGTCGCCGCGAAGACGATGAACATCGGCAGGATCTCGAGGGGAAGTTCCACGAGGAGTATCGTCGTGATAGCAACGCTGACGGTCGCGATCGAGATGAAGAGATTACTGTGTACGAGCAACCGGAGGACGGCCTTCAGCGACGAGACCCATGCTGGCGTTCGGTGCGTCGCGGTGGGATTCGTCACGTCAGTTCACGTGGGTGCAGAGAGGGATGGCAGACGTTTTAATGCTGTGTTGGACATACTGTCGCCGTCGGGAGCGGATACTCGAGTGCGTATTGGTCTTTCGTCGAACAAGTCGCTATGGGCCTTCTATCGCCGATCTCTTGGGGATCGGGAGACGACCTGTACGGATAAGTATCGGCGGTCGCTATCGTGAGTATGACCCAGATCGAGTTAACCCCTCGTCAGCGGACGGCGCTGACGGCGCTTCTGAATCACTATCAAGATACCGGGTCGCCGGTCGCCGCCAAAACCATCGCCGAAGAGACCGATCGAAAGCCGAAATCCTTCCGCAGACAGTTGGTGAACCTGAAGGAACTCGGGCTGGTCGAAGGCGTCCGCGGACCGAACGGCGGCTACAAACCCACCGAAGGCGCGTACTCGGTGCTCGAGCGTGAGGCGGTCGATGATCCGGAGACCGGTGTCCTCGCGAGCGAGTTCGAACGCATCGATGCCATCGTCGACGAGATCCGCTTTACGAACGTACACAATCCCGACAAATGCCGGGCGCAGATCCGGTTCCAGCAGTCGATTCGGGGGTTCGACGACGGCGACGCGGTTGCGATCGGCGTCACGACCGGGACGGAACTACTCCTCGCCGG
It encodes the following:
- a CDS encoding DUF5795 family protein; this translates as MSENRVVQGRMVTGKALAELIEDDSVMEAEPIEDADRDCPECGGNVLEVGYMPSVTEFITGWKCQDCDWSETDRD
- a CDS encoding Rrf2 family transcriptional regulator: MTQIELTPRQRTALTALLNHYQDTGSPVAAKTIAEETDRKPKSFRRQLVNLKELGLVEGVRGPNGGYKPTEGAYSVLEREAVDDPETGVLASEFERIDAIVDEIRFTNVHNPDKCRAQIRFQQSIRGFDDGDAVAIGVTTGTELLLAGVIDVIDTTTNVIIVDIAQLETPGNWEGGRSRPSPPV
- a CDS encoding ribonuclease J — encoded protein: MEIEIATIGGYEEVGRQMTAVRAGTDIVIFDMGLNLSKVLIHDNIRTEGMHSLDLIDMGAIPDDRIMSDLEGDVKAIVPTHGHLDHIGAISKLAHRYDAPVVATPFTIELVKQELQDEQKFGTENELVTMDPGESMTIGDGGVELEFVNVTHSIIDAINPVLHTPEGAIVYGLDKRMDHTPVIGDPIDMKRFREIGREDEGVLCYIEDCTNANKKGRTPSENVAREHLRDVLYSMEDYDGGIVATTFSSHIARVTSLVEFAKDIGRQPVLLGRSMEKYSGTAERLDFVDFPDDLGMFGHRNSVDQSFERIMNEGKENFLPVVTGHQGEPRAMLTRMARGETPYELNDGDKVVFSARVIPEPTNEGQRYQAEKLLGMQGARVYDDIHVSGHLCQEGHYTMLDALQPQHIIPAHQNLKGLSGYVDLASNQGYDLGRDIHVSSNGNVIQLV
- a CDS encoding UbiA family prenyltransferase encodes the protein MTNPTATHRTPAWVSSLKAVLRLLVHSNLFISIATVSVAITTILLVELPLEILPMFIVFAATMFVYTINRLTDLEEDEQNVPQRAALTKRYGRLWLALGSACYLAAIGAAVALGVPGALYMLLPLVVALLYSLGGIKRLFLVKNVFVGLAWGIIPLGVGYYYDRLWTLEILLLAGYVTAMITIAAVIFDVKDIPGDREEGIATVPNTLGVAATRRYSQIANGAVAVAVVGLVVGTGLSLEYLALLAMNGYVAGYVPFATPERGPLYYGFVVDGEHVFLAAVVLALEWLLW